A single Oryzias melastigma strain HK-1 linkage group LG24, ASM292280v2, whole genome shotgun sequence DNA region contains:
- the LOC112158453 gene encoding estrogen-related receptor gamma isoform X2, whose translation MHLGRMSVRGLDPTCAPSIKREPSSPTPSSQGDVSPPQPSPGSSSSDTNSSYGPLKNLAHSNGLDSPGLQGHAAALAGNGGSTRRCGEEEGQVKCEFMLGSVAKRLCLVCGDVASGYHYGVASCEACKAFFKRTIQGNIEYSCPASNECEITKRRRKSCQACRFVKCLAVGMLREGVRLDRVRGGRQKYKRRIDAENSLYLHSQNPLPQKKTFSAGGVLENKVISLLLVAEPEGIFAMPDPTVPESDIKALTTLCDLADRELVVNIGWAKHIPGFASLSLADQMSLLQSGWMEILILRVVFRSLAFEDKLVYAEDYIMDEEQSKLAGLLDLNNAILQLVKKYKSIGLEREEFVVLKAIALANSDSMQIEDTEAVQRLQDELHGALQDYELTHHPEDPRRAGKVIMTLPLLRQTAARAVQHFCSIKQDGRVPMHKLFLELLEAKA comes from the exons at GCATTTGGGCAGAATGTCGGTGAGGGGCCTGGACCCCACCTGTGCCCCCTCTATAAAGCGGGAACCTTCCAGCCCCACCCCGAGCTCTCAGGGTGACGTTAGTCCGCCTCAGCCGAGTCCGGGGAGCTCCTCCTCGGACACCAACTCCAGCTACGGCCCCCTCAAGAACCTCGCTCATAGCAATGGCTTGGACTCGCCGGGCCTCCAGGGTCACGCCGCAGCTTTGGCCGGCAATGGAGGAAGCACCAG GAGGTGTGGGGAGGAAGAAGGCCAGGTGAAGTGTGAGTTCATGCTGGGTTCAGTCGCCAAACGGTTGTGTCTGGTGTGCGGGGATGTGGCCTCGGGGTACCACTACGGTGTGGCCTCCTGTGAGGCCTGTAAGGCCTTCTTCAAGAGGACCATTCAGG gtAACATTGAATACAGCTGCCCAGCATCTAATGAATGTGAAATCAccaagaggaggaggaaatcGTGCCAGGCTTGTCGATTTGTGAAATGTCTGGCAGTGGGCATGCTCAGAGAAG gtGTGCGTCTGGACCGGGTTCGAGGAGGACGACAAAAGTACAAGAGAAGGATAGATGCCGAGAACAGCCTGTATCTGCACTCTCAGAACCCCCTCccgcagaaaaaaacat TCTCTGCTGGCGGCGTGCTTGAGAACAAAGTGATCTCCCTGCTGCTGGTTGCCGAGCCGGAGGGCATCTTCGCCATGCCGGATCCCACGGTACCGGAGAGCGACATCAAGGCTCTGACCACGCTGTGCGACCTGGCCGACAGGGAGCTGGTGGTCAACATCGGCTGGGCCAAACACATCCCAG GCTTCGCCTCTCTTTCTCTGGCAGACCAGATGAGTctcctgcagagcggctggaTGGAGATTTTGATCCTCCGGGTTGTGTTTCGCTCTCTGGCTTTCGAAGACAAGCTTGTGTACGCGGAGGACTACATCATGGACGAGGAGCAGTCCAAGCTGGCCGGGCTGCTGGACCTCAACAACGCCATTCTGCAGCTGGTGAAGAAGTACAAAAGCATAGGACTGGAGAGGGAGGAGTTTGTGGTCCTCAAAGCTATCGCGCTCGCCAACTCGG ATTCCATGCAAATCGAGGACACGGAAGCGGTGCAGAGACTCCAGGACGAGCTCCACGGGGCTCTACAGGACTACGAGCTCACCCACCATCCAGAGGATCCGCGGCGCGCCGGCAAGGTCATCATGACCCTCCCCCTCCTGCGTCAGACGGCGGCCCGTGCCGTCCAGCACTTCTGCAGCATTAAACAGGACGGCCGTGTGCCCATGCACAAACTATTCCTCGAACTCCTGGAGGCCAAAGCTTga
- the LOC112158453 gene encoding estrogen-related receptor gamma isoform X1: MDLVDLYLPECFSCHSDTEHLGRMSVRGLDPTCAPSIKREPSSPTPSSQGDVSPPQPSPGSSSSDTNSSYGPLKNLAHSNGLDSPGLQGHAAALAGNGGSTRRCGEEEGQVKCEFMLGSVAKRLCLVCGDVASGYHYGVASCEACKAFFKRTIQGNIEYSCPASNECEITKRRRKSCQACRFVKCLAVGMLREGVRLDRVRGGRQKYKRRIDAENSLYLHSQNPLPQKKTFSAGGVLENKVISLLLVAEPEGIFAMPDPTVPESDIKALTTLCDLADRELVVNIGWAKHIPGFASLSLADQMSLLQSGWMEILILRVVFRSLAFEDKLVYAEDYIMDEEQSKLAGLLDLNNAILQLVKKYKSIGLEREEFVVLKAIALANSDSMQIEDTEAVQRLQDELHGALQDYELTHHPEDPRRAGKVIMTLPLLRQTAARAVQHFCSIKQDGRVPMHKLFLELLEAKA; this comes from the exons ATGGATTTAGTCGACCTGTACCTCCCAGAGTGCTTCAGCTGCCACTCTGACACAGA GCATTTGGGCAGAATGTCGGTGAGGGGCCTGGACCCCACCTGTGCCCCCTCTATAAAGCGGGAACCTTCCAGCCCCACCCCGAGCTCTCAGGGTGACGTTAGTCCGCCTCAGCCGAGTCCGGGGAGCTCCTCCTCGGACACCAACTCCAGCTACGGCCCCCTCAAGAACCTCGCTCATAGCAATGGCTTGGACTCGCCGGGCCTCCAGGGTCACGCCGCAGCTTTGGCCGGCAATGGAGGAAGCACCAG GAGGTGTGGGGAGGAAGAAGGCCAGGTGAAGTGTGAGTTCATGCTGGGTTCAGTCGCCAAACGGTTGTGTCTGGTGTGCGGGGATGTGGCCTCGGGGTACCACTACGGTGTGGCCTCCTGTGAGGCCTGTAAGGCCTTCTTCAAGAGGACCATTCAGG gtAACATTGAATACAGCTGCCCAGCATCTAATGAATGTGAAATCAccaagaggaggaggaaatcGTGCCAGGCTTGTCGATTTGTGAAATGTCTGGCAGTGGGCATGCTCAGAGAAG gtGTGCGTCTGGACCGGGTTCGAGGAGGACGACAAAAGTACAAGAGAAGGATAGATGCCGAGAACAGCCTGTATCTGCACTCTCAGAACCCCCTCccgcagaaaaaaacat TCTCTGCTGGCGGCGTGCTTGAGAACAAAGTGATCTCCCTGCTGCTGGTTGCCGAGCCGGAGGGCATCTTCGCCATGCCGGATCCCACGGTACCGGAGAGCGACATCAAGGCTCTGACCACGCTGTGCGACCTGGCCGACAGGGAGCTGGTGGTCAACATCGGCTGGGCCAAACACATCCCAG GCTTCGCCTCTCTTTCTCTGGCAGACCAGATGAGTctcctgcagagcggctggaTGGAGATTTTGATCCTCCGGGTTGTGTTTCGCTCTCTGGCTTTCGAAGACAAGCTTGTGTACGCGGAGGACTACATCATGGACGAGGAGCAGTCCAAGCTGGCCGGGCTGCTGGACCTCAACAACGCCATTCTGCAGCTGGTGAAGAAGTACAAAAGCATAGGACTGGAGAGGGAGGAGTTTGTGGTCCTCAAAGCTATCGCGCTCGCCAACTCGG ATTCCATGCAAATCGAGGACACGGAAGCGGTGCAGAGACTCCAGGACGAGCTCCACGGGGCTCTACAGGACTACGAGCTCACCCACCATCCAGAGGATCCGCGGCGCGCCGGCAAGGTCATCATGACCCTCCCCCTCCTGCGTCAGACGGCGGCCCGTGCCGTCCAGCACTTCTGCAGCATTAAACAGGACGGCCGTGTGCCCATGCACAAACTATTCCTCGAACTCCTGGAGGCCAAAGCTTga
- the gpatch2 gene encoding G patch domain-containing protein 2 isoform X3: MDELVHDLVSALEESSEQARGGLGDGGDHGLSVGCLLKRQARKRRGRKRRSDNPHPPWETGHLSEGSESSVEEHKDYRASTGGVSGANSHARDNSDSDEQLGPKRRPPHVTDLGRSKRPLWPDDLAVLGSAEGTRSLRRRRKVKRMAVDPPAEPEPPSSIVLGPPPVPKAYVGGRSQRLGGGQGRGSMELCGGVLMGSAGGKNHIKKRKLVTHRLGLDAADEGVVVESEDPISSPTEGSKDKMELEEQKGSDEDMSDRCETSSVSNSSDGGLYTNDEGRQGDDEQSDWFYEGEPGSGSGPGGACGIAGVVPWWERETASEELDLADPVFNSILTGSFPLLTPSSQRGFQARLSRLHGNQQGPEAGLQGSSSHGFNERLGRQTQDSHEPWFSSASRRDHGQLHWDARTDRGHRRSCSVKTASRQTSGHLGSLCTGDVKRRRKAAPLGSTAPSGVVGENAPPIPDTNMGSRMLQSMGWNPGMGLGPEGGGITEPVRATQRPKRAGLGFN, from the exons ATGGACGAGCTGGTCCATGACCTGGTGTCAGCGCTGGAGGAGAGCTCAGAACAAGCGCGCGGCGGTCTAGGTGATGGTGGAGATCACGGCCTGTCGGTGGGCTGCCTGCTGAAGAGACAGGCTCGGAAGCGAAGGGGCCGGAAGCGGCGGTCTGACAACCCGCATCCGCCGTGGGAGACGGGTCACCTCAGTGAGGGTTCAGAGTCCAGTGTGGAGGAACATAAG GACTACCGTGCCAGCACTGGTGGTGTATCTGGTGCCAACAGCCACGCCCGTGACAACAGCGACTCCGATGAGCAGCTCGGACCCAAAAGACGTCCGCCCCACGTGACCGATCTGGGTCGAAGCAAGCGTCCGCTCTGGCCTGACGACCTCGCCGTTTTGGGCTCAGCAGAGGGAACGCGCAGCCTCAGGCGACGGCGCAAGGTCAAACGAATGGCCGTTGACCCACCCGCCGAACCGGAGCCCCCTTCCTCCATTGTGCTGGGCCCTCCGCCGGTCCCTAAAGCATACGTTGGTGGCAGGTCGCAACGGCTAGGTGGGGGTCAGGGGAGGGGCTCCATGGAGCTGTGCGGAGGTGTCCTGATGGGGTCAGCAGGTGGGAAGAaccatattaaaaaaaggaaactggtGACACACAGACTGGGTCTGGACGCAGCGGATGAAGGGGTGGTGGTTGAGAGTGAAGACCCAATTTCATCTCCGACTGAAGGATCTAAGGACAAGATGGAGCTTGAGGAGCAAAAAGGCTCCGATGAGGACATGAGTGACAGGTG tgaaACCAGCAGTGTCAGCAACAGCAGTGATGGTGGCCTTTATACTAATGATGAGGGAAGGCAAG GGGATGATGAACAGAGTGACTGGTTCTACGAAGGGGAGCCAGGCTCTGGTTCTGGTCCTGGCGGCGCGTGTGGGATAGCCGGAGTGGTCCCCTGGTGGGAAAGGGAGACGGCGTCAGAGGAGCTGGATCTCGCTGACCCCGTCTTTAACAGCATTCTGACCGGATCGTTTCCACTCCTGACCCCCAGTTCTCAGAGAG gATTTCAGGCGAGGTTGAGCCGTCTCCATGGAAACCAGCAGGGGCCTGAGGCAGGGCTGCAGGGAAGCTCCAGCCACGGGTTCaatgaaagacttggcagacAAACGCAAGACTCTCACGA GCCTTGGTTTAGCTCAGCCTCCAGGAGAGACCACGGCCAG TTGCACTGGGACGCGCGGACAGACAGAGGCCATCGGAGGAGCTGTTCGGTAAAAACGGCGAGCAG GCAGACCAGTGGGCACCTGGGCTCCCTCTGCACGGGAGACGTGAAACGGAGGCGGAAGGCGGCCCCCCTCGGTTCCACTGCCCCCTCAG GTGTCGTCGGAGAGAACGCTCCTCCCATCCCAGACACAAACATGGGGAGCCGCATGTTGCAGAGCATGGGATGGAACCCCGGAATGGGCCTGGGCCCGGAGGGAGGCGGCATCACGGAGCCCGTCCGAGCCACTCAGAGACCCAAAAGGGCGGGTTTAGGTTTCAACTGA
- the gpatch2 gene encoding G patch domain-containing protein 2 isoform X1, with protein MFRAANLKPIENAGTGWHFRRTMDELVHDLVSALEESSEQARGGLGDGGDHGLSVGCLLKRQARKRRGRKRRSDNPHPPWETGHLSEGSESSVEEHKDYRASTGGVSGANSHARDNSDSDEQLGPKRRPPHVTDLGRSKRPLWPDDLAVLGSAEGTRSLRRRRKVKRMAVDPPAEPEPPSSIVLGPPPVPKAYVGGRSQRLGGGQGRGSMELCGGVLMGSAGGKNHIKKRKLVTHRLGLDAADEGVVVESEDPISSPTEGSKDKMELEEQKGSDEDMSDRCETSSVSNSSDGGLYTNDEGRQGDDEQSDWFYEGEPGSGSGPGGACGIAGVVPWWERETASEELDLADPVFNSILTGSFPLLTPSSQRGFQARLSRLHGNQQGPEAGLQGSSSHGFNERLGRQTQDSHEPWFSSASRRDHGQLHWDARTDRGHRRSCSVKTASRQTSGHLGSLCTGDVKRRRKAAPLGSTAPSGVVGENAPPIPDTNMGSRMLQSMGWNPGMGLGPEGGGITEPVRATQRPKRAGLGFN; from the exons ATGTTCCGTGCAGCGAACTTAAAACCCATCGAGAACGCGGGAACTGGCTG GCACTTTCGCCGGACAATGGACGAGCTGGTCCATGACCTGGTGTCAGCGCTGGAGGAGAGCTCAGAACAAGCGCGCGGCGGTCTAGGTGATGGTGGAGATCACGGCCTGTCGGTGGGCTGCCTGCTGAAGAGACAGGCTCGGAAGCGAAGGGGCCGGAAGCGGCGGTCTGACAACCCGCATCCGCCGTGGGAGACGGGTCACCTCAGTGAGGGTTCAGAGTCCAGTGTGGAGGAACATAAG GACTACCGTGCCAGCACTGGTGGTGTATCTGGTGCCAACAGCCACGCCCGTGACAACAGCGACTCCGATGAGCAGCTCGGACCCAAAAGACGTCCGCCCCACGTGACCGATCTGGGTCGAAGCAAGCGTCCGCTCTGGCCTGACGACCTCGCCGTTTTGGGCTCAGCAGAGGGAACGCGCAGCCTCAGGCGACGGCGCAAGGTCAAACGAATGGCCGTTGACCCACCCGCCGAACCGGAGCCCCCTTCCTCCATTGTGCTGGGCCCTCCGCCGGTCCCTAAAGCATACGTTGGTGGCAGGTCGCAACGGCTAGGTGGGGGTCAGGGGAGGGGCTCCATGGAGCTGTGCGGAGGTGTCCTGATGGGGTCAGCAGGTGGGAAGAaccatattaaaaaaaggaaactggtGACACACAGACTGGGTCTGGACGCAGCGGATGAAGGGGTGGTGGTTGAGAGTGAAGACCCAATTTCATCTCCGACTGAAGGATCTAAGGACAAGATGGAGCTTGAGGAGCAAAAAGGCTCCGATGAGGACATGAGTGACAGGTG tgaaACCAGCAGTGTCAGCAACAGCAGTGATGGTGGCCTTTATACTAATGATGAGGGAAGGCAAG GGGATGATGAACAGAGTGACTGGTTCTACGAAGGGGAGCCAGGCTCTGGTTCTGGTCCTGGCGGCGCGTGTGGGATAGCCGGAGTGGTCCCCTGGTGGGAAAGGGAGACGGCGTCAGAGGAGCTGGATCTCGCTGACCCCGTCTTTAACAGCATTCTGACCGGATCGTTTCCACTCCTGACCCCCAGTTCTCAGAGAG gATTTCAGGCGAGGTTGAGCCGTCTCCATGGAAACCAGCAGGGGCCTGAGGCAGGGCTGCAGGGAAGCTCCAGCCACGGGTTCaatgaaagacttggcagacAAACGCAAGACTCTCACGA GCCTTGGTTTAGCTCAGCCTCCAGGAGAGACCACGGCCAG TTGCACTGGGACGCGCGGACAGACAGAGGCCATCGGAGGAGCTGTTCGGTAAAAACGGCGAGCAG GCAGACCAGTGGGCACCTGGGCTCCCTCTGCACGGGAGACGTGAAACGGAGGCGGAAGGCGGCCCCCCTCGGTTCCACTGCCCCCTCAG GTGTCGTCGGAGAGAACGCTCCTCCCATCCCAGACACAAACATGGGGAGCCGCATGTTGCAGAGCATGGGATGGAACCCCGGAATGGGCCTGGGCCCGGAGGGAGGCGGCATCACGGAGCCCGTCCGAGCCACTCAGAGACCCAAAAGGGCGGGTTTAGGTTTCAACTGA
- the LOC112158453 gene encoding estrogen-related receptor gamma isoform X3 yields MSVRGLDPTCAPSIKREPSSPTPSSQGDVSPPQPSPGSSSSDTNSSYGPLKNLAHSNGLDSPGLQGHAAALAGNGGSTRRCGEEEGQVKCEFMLGSVAKRLCLVCGDVASGYHYGVASCEACKAFFKRTIQGNIEYSCPASNECEITKRRRKSCQACRFVKCLAVGMLREGVRLDRVRGGRQKYKRRIDAENSLYLHSQNPLPQKKTFSAGGVLENKVISLLLVAEPEGIFAMPDPTVPESDIKALTTLCDLADRELVVNIGWAKHIPGFASLSLADQMSLLQSGWMEILILRVVFRSLAFEDKLVYAEDYIMDEEQSKLAGLLDLNNAILQLVKKYKSIGLEREEFVVLKAIALANSDSMQIEDTEAVQRLQDELHGALQDYELTHHPEDPRRAGKVIMTLPLLRQTAARAVQHFCSIKQDGRVPMHKLFLELLEAKA; encoded by the exons ATGTCGGTGAGGGGCCTGGACCCCACCTGTGCCCCCTCTATAAAGCGGGAACCTTCCAGCCCCACCCCGAGCTCTCAGGGTGACGTTAGTCCGCCTCAGCCGAGTCCGGGGAGCTCCTCCTCGGACACCAACTCCAGCTACGGCCCCCTCAAGAACCTCGCTCATAGCAATGGCTTGGACTCGCCGGGCCTCCAGGGTCACGCCGCAGCTTTGGCCGGCAATGGAGGAAGCACCAG GAGGTGTGGGGAGGAAGAAGGCCAGGTGAAGTGTGAGTTCATGCTGGGTTCAGTCGCCAAACGGTTGTGTCTGGTGTGCGGGGATGTGGCCTCGGGGTACCACTACGGTGTGGCCTCCTGTGAGGCCTGTAAGGCCTTCTTCAAGAGGACCATTCAGG gtAACATTGAATACAGCTGCCCAGCATCTAATGAATGTGAAATCAccaagaggaggaggaaatcGTGCCAGGCTTGTCGATTTGTGAAATGTCTGGCAGTGGGCATGCTCAGAGAAG gtGTGCGTCTGGACCGGGTTCGAGGAGGACGACAAAAGTACAAGAGAAGGATAGATGCCGAGAACAGCCTGTATCTGCACTCTCAGAACCCCCTCccgcagaaaaaaacat TCTCTGCTGGCGGCGTGCTTGAGAACAAAGTGATCTCCCTGCTGCTGGTTGCCGAGCCGGAGGGCATCTTCGCCATGCCGGATCCCACGGTACCGGAGAGCGACATCAAGGCTCTGACCACGCTGTGCGACCTGGCCGACAGGGAGCTGGTGGTCAACATCGGCTGGGCCAAACACATCCCAG GCTTCGCCTCTCTTTCTCTGGCAGACCAGATGAGTctcctgcagagcggctggaTGGAGATTTTGATCCTCCGGGTTGTGTTTCGCTCTCTGGCTTTCGAAGACAAGCTTGTGTACGCGGAGGACTACATCATGGACGAGGAGCAGTCCAAGCTGGCCGGGCTGCTGGACCTCAACAACGCCATTCTGCAGCTGGTGAAGAAGTACAAAAGCATAGGACTGGAGAGGGAGGAGTTTGTGGTCCTCAAAGCTATCGCGCTCGCCAACTCGG ATTCCATGCAAATCGAGGACACGGAAGCGGTGCAGAGACTCCAGGACGAGCTCCACGGGGCTCTACAGGACTACGAGCTCACCCACCATCCAGAGGATCCGCGGCGCGCCGGCAAGGTCATCATGACCCTCCCCCTCCTGCGTCAGACGGCGGCCCGTGCCGTCCAGCACTTCTGCAGCATTAAACAGGACGGCCGTGTGCCCATGCACAAACTATTCCTCGAACTCCTGGAGGCCAAAGCTTga
- the gpatch2 gene encoding G patch domain-containing protein 2 isoform X2: MFRAANLKPIENAGTGWHFRRTMDELVHDLVSALEESSEQARGGLGDGGDHGLSVGCLLKRQARKRRGRKRRSDNPHPPWETGHLSEGSESSVEEHKDYRASTGGVSGANSHARDNSDSDEQLGPKRRPPHVTDLGRSKRPLWPDDLAVLGSAEGTRSLRRRRKVKRMAVDPPAEPEPPSSIVLGPPPVPKAYVGGRSQRLGGGQGRGSMELCGGVLMGSAGGKNHIKKRKLVTHRLGLDAADEGVVVESEDPISSPTEGSKDKMELEEQKGSDEDMSDSETSSVSNSSDGGLYTNDEGRQGDDEQSDWFYEGEPGSGSGPGGACGIAGVVPWWERETASEELDLADPVFNSILTGSFPLLTPSSQRGFQARLSRLHGNQQGPEAGLQGSSSHGFNERLGRQTQDSHEPWFSSASRRDHGQLHWDARTDRGHRRSCSVKTASRQTSGHLGSLCTGDVKRRRKAAPLGSTAPSGVVGENAPPIPDTNMGSRMLQSMGWNPGMGLGPEGGGITEPVRATQRPKRAGLGFN, from the exons ATGTTCCGTGCAGCGAACTTAAAACCCATCGAGAACGCGGGAACTGGCTG GCACTTTCGCCGGACAATGGACGAGCTGGTCCATGACCTGGTGTCAGCGCTGGAGGAGAGCTCAGAACAAGCGCGCGGCGGTCTAGGTGATGGTGGAGATCACGGCCTGTCGGTGGGCTGCCTGCTGAAGAGACAGGCTCGGAAGCGAAGGGGCCGGAAGCGGCGGTCTGACAACCCGCATCCGCCGTGGGAGACGGGTCACCTCAGTGAGGGTTCAGAGTCCAGTGTGGAGGAACATAAG GACTACCGTGCCAGCACTGGTGGTGTATCTGGTGCCAACAGCCACGCCCGTGACAACAGCGACTCCGATGAGCAGCTCGGACCCAAAAGACGTCCGCCCCACGTGACCGATCTGGGTCGAAGCAAGCGTCCGCTCTGGCCTGACGACCTCGCCGTTTTGGGCTCAGCAGAGGGAACGCGCAGCCTCAGGCGACGGCGCAAGGTCAAACGAATGGCCGTTGACCCACCCGCCGAACCGGAGCCCCCTTCCTCCATTGTGCTGGGCCCTCCGCCGGTCCCTAAAGCATACGTTGGTGGCAGGTCGCAACGGCTAGGTGGGGGTCAGGGGAGGGGCTCCATGGAGCTGTGCGGAGGTGTCCTGATGGGGTCAGCAGGTGGGAAGAaccatattaaaaaaaggaaactggtGACACACAGACTGGGTCTGGACGCAGCGGATGAAGGGGTGGTGGTTGAGAGTGAAGACCCAATTTCATCTCCGACTGAAGGATCTAAGGACAAGATGGAGCTTGAGGAGCAAAAAGGCTCCGATGAGGACATGAGTGACAG tgaaACCAGCAGTGTCAGCAACAGCAGTGATGGTGGCCTTTATACTAATGATGAGGGAAGGCAAG GGGATGATGAACAGAGTGACTGGTTCTACGAAGGGGAGCCAGGCTCTGGTTCTGGTCCTGGCGGCGCGTGTGGGATAGCCGGAGTGGTCCCCTGGTGGGAAAGGGAGACGGCGTCAGAGGAGCTGGATCTCGCTGACCCCGTCTTTAACAGCATTCTGACCGGATCGTTTCCACTCCTGACCCCCAGTTCTCAGAGAG gATTTCAGGCGAGGTTGAGCCGTCTCCATGGAAACCAGCAGGGGCCTGAGGCAGGGCTGCAGGGAAGCTCCAGCCACGGGTTCaatgaaagacttggcagacAAACGCAAGACTCTCACGA GCCTTGGTTTAGCTCAGCCTCCAGGAGAGACCACGGCCAG TTGCACTGGGACGCGCGGACAGACAGAGGCCATCGGAGGAGCTGTTCGGTAAAAACGGCGAGCAG GCAGACCAGTGGGCACCTGGGCTCCCTCTGCACGGGAGACGTGAAACGGAGGCGGAAGGCGGCCCCCCTCGGTTCCACTGCCCCCTCAG GTGTCGTCGGAGAGAACGCTCCTCCCATCCCAGACACAAACATGGGGAGCCGCATGTTGCAGAGCATGGGATGGAACCCCGGAATGGGCCTGGGCCCGGAGGGAGGCGGCATCACGGAGCCCGTCCGAGCCACTCAGAGACCCAAAAGGGCGGGTTTAGGTTTCAACTGA
- the gpatch2 gene encoding G patch domain-containing protein 2 isoform X4, whose amino-acid sequence MFRAANLKPIENAGTGWHFRRTMDELVHDLVSALEESSEQARGGLGDGGDHGLSVGCLLKRQARKRRGRKRRSDNPHPPWETGHLSEGSESSVEEHKDYRASTGGVSGANSHARDNSDSDEQLGPKRRPPHVTDLGRSKRPLWPDDLAVLGSAEGTRSLRRRRKVKRMAVDPPAEPEPPSSIVLGPPPVPKAYVGGRSQRLGGGQGRGSMELCGGVLMGSAGGKNHIKKRKLVTHRLGLDAADEGVVVESEDPISSPTEGSKDKMELEEQKGSDEDMSDRCETSSVSNSSDGGLYTNDEGRQGDDEQSDWFYEGEPGSGSGPGGACGIAGVVPWWERETASEELDLADPVFNSILTGSFPLLTPSSQRGFQARLSRLHGNQQGPEAGLQGSSSHGFNERLGRQTQDSHEPWFSSASRRDHGQLHWDARTDRGHRRSCSVKTASRQTSGHLGSLCTGDVKRRRKAAPLGSTAPSGTSRNRG is encoded by the exons ATGTTCCGTGCAGCGAACTTAAAACCCATCGAGAACGCGGGAACTGGCTG GCACTTTCGCCGGACAATGGACGAGCTGGTCCATGACCTGGTGTCAGCGCTGGAGGAGAGCTCAGAACAAGCGCGCGGCGGTCTAGGTGATGGTGGAGATCACGGCCTGTCGGTGGGCTGCCTGCTGAAGAGACAGGCTCGGAAGCGAAGGGGCCGGAAGCGGCGGTCTGACAACCCGCATCCGCCGTGGGAGACGGGTCACCTCAGTGAGGGTTCAGAGTCCAGTGTGGAGGAACATAAG GACTACCGTGCCAGCACTGGTGGTGTATCTGGTGCCAACAGCCACGCCCGTGACAACAGCGACTCCGATGAGCAGCTCGGACCCAAAAGACGTCCGCCCCACGTGACCGATCTGGGTCGAAGCAAGCGTCCGCTCTGGCCTGACGACCTCGCCGTTTTGGGCTCAGCAGAGGGAACGCGCAGCCTCAGGCGACGGCGCAAGGTCAAACGAATGGCCGTTGACCCACCCGCCGAACCGGAGCCCCCTTCCTCCATTGTGCTGGGCCCTCCGCCGGTCCCTAAAGCATACGTTGGTGGCAGGTCGCAACGGCTAGGTGGGGGTCAGGGGAGGGGCTCCATGGAGCTGTGCGGAGGTGTCCTGATGGGGTCAGCAGGTGGGAAGAaccatattaaaaaaaggaaactggtGACACACAGACTGGGTCTGGACGCAGCGGATGAAGGGGTGGTGGTTGAGAGTGAAGACCCAATTTCATCTCCGACTGAAGGATCTAAGGACAAGATGGAGCTTGAGGAGCAAAAAGGCTCCGATGAGGACATGAGTGACAGGTG tgaaACCAGCAGTGTCAGCAACAGCAGTGATGGTGGCCTTTATACTAATGATGAGGGAAGGCAAG GGGATGATGAACAGAGTGACTGGTTCTACGAAGGGGAGCCAGGCTCTGGTTCTGGTCCTGGCGGCGCGTGTGGGATAGCCGGAGTGGTCCCCTGGTGGGAAAGGGAGACGGCGTCAGAGGAGCTGGATCTCGCTGACCCCGTCTTTAACAGCATTCTGACCGGATCGTTTCCACTCCTGACCCCCAGTTCTCAGAGAG gATTTCAGGCGAGGTTGAGCCGTCTCCATGGAAACCAGCAGGGGCCTGAGGCAGGGCTGCAGGGAAGCTCCAGCCACGGGTTCaatgaaagacttggcagacAAACGCAAGACTCTCACGA GCCTTGGTTTAGCTCAGCCTCCAGGAGAGACCACGGCCAG TTGCACTGGGACGCGCGGACAGACAGAGGCCATCGGAGGAGCTGTTCGGTAAAAACGGCGAGCAG GCAGACCAGTGGGCACCTGGGCTCCCTCTGCACGGGAGACGTGAAACGGAGGCGGAAGGCGGCCCCCCTCGGTTCCACTGCCCCCTCAG GAACTTCCAGGAACAGAGGATGA